The proteins below come from a single Eptesicus fuscus isolate TK198812 chromosome 5, DD_ASM_mEF_20220401, whole genome shotgun sequence genomic window:
- the LOC103292249 gene encoding alpha-ketoglutarate dehydrogenase component 4 — protein sequence MMGSKMAFASRVVQVVKPHTPLIRFPNRRDNPKPNVSEVLRSVGLPSHSSSISQHSKGSKSSDWLMYQGPPDTAEIIKTLPQKYRRKLVFQEVEYIQCEGPE from the coding sequence ATGATGGGCAGCAAGATGGCATTTGCTAGCAGGGTTGTGCAGGTAGTCAAGCCACATACTCCATTAATAAGGTTCCCTAACAGAAGAGACAATCCTAAACCTAATGTATCAGAAGTTTTGAGATCAGTAGGACTACCATCTCACTCTTCTTCAATTTCTCAGCATTCTAAGGGAAGTAAATCGTCAGATTGGCTGATGTATCAGGGTCCACCAGACactgcagaaataataaaaacattacctCAGAAATATAGAAGGAAACTTGTGTTTCAAGAAGTTGAATATATCCAATGTGAAGGTCCTGAATAA